The Canis lupus dingo isolate Sandy chromosome 11, ASM325472v2, whole genome shotgun sequence genome includes a region encoding these proteins:
- the RUSC2 gene encoding LOW QUALITY PROTEIN: AP-4 complex accessory subunit RUSC2 (The sequence of the model RefSeq protein was modified relative to this genomic sequence to represent the inferred CDS: deleted 1 base in 1 codon) — translation MPLFEISRMDSPPKLTGETLIVHHIPLVHCQVPDRQCCGGASGGSGSTRPNPFCPPDLGITQPDQDLGQADSLLFNSLHSAPGGSTRPADSTKSRVRDGRGPGAPKRHNPFLLQESVAEPGLGNLYDDSIVDSATQQSFHLHGAGQPTFHLSPFQLPPPGPRVGRPWGATRSRAGVVEGQEQEPVATVDPQHCSTSHCCRPDLEAETMELDECGGPGGSGSGGGASDTSGFSFDQEWKLSSDESPRNPGCSGSGPQHCRCSSTSSQSEAADQSMGYVSDSSCNSSDGVLVTFSTLYNKMHGNSRANLNSAPQSCSNSSFCSHSDPGAFYLDLQPSPAESKMSCESHHPDSGGREGSYGCPHASSPELDANCNSYRPHCEPCPAVADLTACFQSQARLVVATQNYYKLVTCDLSSQSSPSPAGSSITSCSEEHTKISPAPGPGPDPGPSQPSEYYLFQRPEVQPEEQGAVGSSVEAATPVGPTVIEGQVYTNTSPPNLSTGRQRSRSCDRSLARSPPVRLGSLERMLSCPVRLSEGPAALAGTGSPPRRVTSFAELAKGRKKVAGSGSPPLRVSIGDSSQEFSPIQEAQQDRVGPLDEGTRCSHSLPPMPLGPGMDLVGPESWSTQVCQGPQSSEVPPASLRAAGQGPLAQLMDPGPALPGSPANSHTQKDTRARADGGGAESRPVLRYSKEQRPTTLPIQPFVFQHHFPKQLAKARALHSLSQLYSLSGCSRAQQPASLAASTAQAPTLASSGESQAPTNRGARKAGPEPETSRPSPLGSYSPIRSAGPFGPSTDSSASTSCSPPPEQATATESPPPWSHSCPPVARPATSQQPQKEDQKILTLAEYRLHGTGSLPPLGSWRSSLSRAESLARGGGEGSMASRPNNANHLSPQALKWREYRRKNPLGPPGLSGSLDRRPQEARLARRNPIFEFPGSFSAAGHLNYRLNGQIVKPLPLTCPDFQDPFSLTEKPPAEFCLSPDGNSEAISIDLLQKKGLVKAVNTAVDLIVAHFGTSRDPGVKAKLGNSSVSPNVGHLVLKYLCPAVQAVLEDGLKAFVLDVIIGQRKNMPWSVVEASTQLGPSTKVLHGLYNKVSQFPELTSHTMRFNAFILGLLNIRSLEFWFNHLYNHEDIIQTHYQPWGFLSAAHTVCPGLFEELLLLLQPLALLPFSLDLLFQHRLLQSGQQQRQHKELLRVSQDLLLSAHSTLQLARARGQEGPGDVDRAVHGERVKGVGAPEGGEDEEEDETEEAAEAAGGSGRGRWARGGQAGWWYQLMQSSQVYIDGSTEGSRFPRGGTSSSIEKKKGAGGGGPPPREGVVEGAEACPAPEETLGRDRGWPFWMGSPPDSVLAELRRSREREGSTAPPAENEEGASEPSPGGIKWGHLFGSRKAQRETRPTNRLPSDWLSLDKSMFQLVAQTVGARRDPEPKESLQDPHSPVLPSKPPCEVKALCHHLATGPGQLSFHKGDILRVLGPAGGDWLRCSRGPDTGLVPLAYVTLTPTPSPTPGSSQN, via the exons ATGCCCTTGTTCGAAATTTCCAGAATGGATAGTCCCCCAAAGCTGACTGGAGAGACCCTCATCGTCCACCACATCCCCCTGGTGCACTGTCAAGTCCCAGATAGGCAGTGCTGTGGAGGGGCAAGTGGAGGTAGTGGGAGCACAAGACCCAATCCTTTCTGCCCTCCTGACCTGGGCATCACCCAGCCTGATCAAGACCTAGGACAAGCTGACTCGCTGCTCTTCAACAGTCTGCACTCTGCTCCTGGGGGATCCACACGGCCTGCAGACAGCACGAAGAGTAGAGTTCGGGATGGAAGAGGCCCTGGAGCCCCTAAACGACACAACCCTTTCCTGCTGCAAGAGAGTGTGGCTGAGCCAGGACTCGGCAACCTATATGATGACAGCATTGTTGATAGCGCCACCCAGCAGTCCTTCCACTTGCATGGGGCTGGTCAGCCCACCTTCCATCTATCCCCTTTCCAGCTGCCACCACCTGGCCCTAGAGTGGGCAGGCCATGGGGGGCAACACGTAGTCGGGCTGGAGTAGTGGAGGGGCAGGAACAGGAGCCAGTGGCCACTGTGGATCCCCAGCACTGCAGCACTAGCCACTGCTGCCGGCCAGACCTAGAAGCAGAGACCATGGAGCTGGATGAGTGTGGGGGACCTGGTGGGagtggcagtgggggtggagcCAGTGATACCTCTGGCTTTTcctttgatcaggaatggaagcTCAGTTCAGATGAGTCGCCAAGGAACCCAGGATGCTCAGGCTCAGGACCTCAGCACTGCCGCTGCAGTAGCACATCTAGTCAGTCCGAGGCAGCTGACCAGTCCATGGGCTATGTGAGTGACTCCTCCTGCAACAGCTCAGATGGTGTGCTAGTCACGTTCAGCACCCTCTACAACAAGATGCATGGCAACTCCCGTGCCAATCTCAACTCCGCCCCACAGTCTTGCAGCAACTCTTCCTTCTGCAGCCACTCAGACCCGGGCGCCTTCTATCTGGACCTGCAGCCCTCTCCAGCCGAGTCTAAGATGTCTTGTGAGTCCCACCACCCTGACAgcggaggaagggaagggagctaTGGCTGTCCTCATGCCTCATCTCCTGAGCTAGATGCCAACTGCAACTCCTACCGCCCACACTGTGAGCCCTGCCCAGCTGTGGCTGACCTCACAGCCTGCTTCCAGAGCCAGGCCCGTCTTGTTGTGGCCACACAGAATTACTATAAACTTGTCACCTGTGACCTGTCCTCTCAGTCATCCCCAAGCCCAGCTGGCTCTTCCATTACCAGCTGCTCTGAGGAACACACCAAGATCAGCCCTGCACCTGGCCCAGGCCCAGACCCTGGCCCCAGCCAGCCCTCTGAGTATTACCTattccagaggccagaagtccagcCAGAGGAACAAGGAGCAGTGGGTTCCTCAGTGGAAGCAGCAACTCCTGTGGGCCCCACTGTGATTGAGGGGCAAGTGTACACTAACACTTCACCCCCCAACCTTAGCACTGGACGCCAGCGCTCTCGAAGCTGTGATCGCAGCCTCGCGCGCAGCCCTCCTGTCCGCCTGGGCTCACTGGAACGCATGTTGAGTTGCCCGGTGCGCCTGAGTGAGGGTCCTGCAGCCCTCGCTGGGACTGGCTCCCCGCCTCGGCGGGTCACCTCCTTTGCTGAGCTCGCCAAGGGCCGGAAGAAAGTTGCAGGCTCCGGCTCCCCGCCACTTCGAGTGAGCATTGGGGACTCCTCCCAGGAGTTCTCACCCATCCAAGAAGCCCAACAAGATAGGGTAGGCCCACTGGATGAGGGCACTCGCTGTAGCCACAGCCTACCACCCATGCCTTTGGGGCCGGGCATGGACCTAGTTGGCCCAGAGTCCTGGTCTACCCAGGTCTGTCAGGGCCCCCAGTCCAGTGAGGTGCCACCTGCTAGCCTCAGAGCTGCTGGGCAAGGCCCCCTGGCCCAGCTGATGGATCCAGGGCCTGCTCTCCCAGGGAGCCCAGCCAACAGCCATACCCAGAAGGATACAAGAGCTAGAGCTGACG GGGGTGGTGCAGAGAGCCGACCAGTCCTTCGCTACAGCAAGGAACAGAGGCCAACCACGCTGCCCATCCAGCCCTTTGTGTTCCAGCACCACTTCCCCAAGCAGTTGGCCAAGGCCCGGGCCCTCCACAGCCTTTCCCAGCTCTACAGCCTCTCTGGCTGCAGCCGTGCACAGCAGCCTGCCTCACTGGCTGCCTCCACTGCTCAAGCCCCAACCCTAGCTTCCTCTGGGGAATCACAGGCACCCACCAACAGAGGTGCCAGGAAAGCTGGGCCTGAGCCAGAAACTTCACGGCCGTCACCCCTGGGTAGCTACTCCCCCATCCGCAGTGCTGGCCCCTTTGGGCCCAGCACCGACTCTTCTGCTTCCACCTCGTGCTCCCCTCCTCCAGAGCAGGCCACAGCCACAGAAAGCCCACCCCCATGGAGCCACTCCTGTCCTCCTGTTGCCCGGCCTGCCACCTCCCAGCAGCCACAGAAGGAGGATCAGAAGATACTGACCTTGGCTGAGTACCGTCTCCATGGAACAGGAAGCTTGCCTCCTCTGGGCTCCTGGAGATCGAGCCTCAGTCGAGCAGAAAGTCTAGCCCGGGGAGGTGGTGAAGGCAGCATGGCCTCCAGGCCCAATAACG CCAACCACTTATCCCCTCAAGCACTCAAGTGGCGAGAATACAGGAGAAAGAACCCGTTAGGGCCACCTGGATTGTCAGGGAGCCTAGACCGACGGCCACAGGAAGCTCGGCTGGCCCGAAGGAACCCCATCTTTGAGTTCCCTGGCTCCTTCAGTGCTGCTGGCCATCTGAACTATCGGCTGAATG gtCAAATAGTGAAGCCATTACCACTGACTTGCCCTGACTTCCAAGACCCCTTCTCCTTGACTGAGAAGCCTCCAGCTGAGTTTTGTCTGTCCCCAGATGGCAACTCAGAGGCCATTTCCATTGACCTGCTTCAGAAAAAAG GGCTAGTGAAGGCGGTTAACACTGCTGTGGACCTCATCGTGGCCCATTTTGGCACAAGCCGGGATCCTGGAGTGAAG GCAAAGCTGGGGAACAGTTCTGTGAGCCCCAATGTGGGCCACCTGGTTCTGAAGTACCTGTGCCCCGCAGTCCAGGCTGTGCTGGAGGATGGGCTCAAGGCCTTTGTGCTAGATGTCATCATTGGGCAACGTAAGAACATGCCGTGGAGTGTGGTTGAGGCTTCCACACAGCTAG GCCCGTCCACCAAGGTCCTGCATGGCCTCTACAACAAGGTCAGCCAATTCCCAGAGCTCACCAGTCACACCATGCGTTTCAACGCCTTCATTCTCGGCCTACTCAA CATCCGGTCCCTGGAGTTCTGGTTTAATCACCTCTATAACCACGAAG ATATCATCCAGACCCACTACCAACCA TGGGGCTTCCTGAGTGCAGCGCACACCGTGTGCCCCGGCCTCTTcgaggagctgctgctgctgctacagcCCCTAGCCCTGCTGCCCTTCAGCCTTGACTTGCTGTTCCAGCACCGGCTCCTGCAAAGtgggcagcagcagcggcagcacaAGGAGCTGCTGCGGGTGTCCCAGGACCTGCTGCTGTCTGCGCACTCAACACTGCAGCTGGCCCgggccaggggccaggaggggccCGGAGACGTGGACAGGGCGGTCCACGGGGAGCGGGTGAAGGGGGTGGGCGCCCCTGAAGGTGGAGAGGACGAGGAGGAAGACGAGACAGAAGAGGCGGCAGAGGCTGCAGGGGGCTCAGGGCGCGGCAGGTGGGCCCGAGGCGGGCAGGCCGGCTGGTGGTACCAGCTCATGCAGAGCTCCCAGGTCTACATCGACGGCTCCACTGAGGGCTCTAGGTTCCCCCGTGGGGGCACCAGTAGCAgcattgagaaaaagaaaggggccGGAGGCGGGGGACCACCCCCGCGAGAGGGAGTCGTCGAGGGGGCAGAGGCCTGCCCTGCCCCGGAGGAGACCCTCGGCCGGGACAGGGGCTGGCCCTTCTGGATGGGGAGCCCCCCTGATTCTGTGCTGGCTGAGCTGAGGCGCAGCCGGGAGAGGGAGGGGTCCACTGCCCCCCCAGCAGAAAATGAGGAAGGAGCCTCAGAGCCTTCCCCTGGGGGCATCAAGTGGGGACATCTCTTTGGCTCCCGAAAGGCTCAGCGGGAGACCCGGCCCACAAACAG GCTCCCCTCCGACTGGCTGAGCCTGGACAAGTCCATGTTCCAACTAGTGGCACAGACAGTGGGTGCCCGCCGAGATCCGGAGCCCAAGGAGAGCCTGCAGGACCCACACTCTCCAGTCTTGCCGTCCAAGCCTCCGTG CGAGGTGAAGGCACTGTGCCATCATCTGGCCACAGGCCCTGGACAGCTGAGCTTCCACAAGGGAGATATCCTACGAGTGCTGGGGCCAGCTGGAGGAGACTGGCTGCGCTGCAGCCGTGGCCCTGACACCGGCCTGGTGCCTCTGGCCTATGTGACCTTGACCCCAACTCCAAGTCCAACCCCTGGAAGCAGCCAAAACTGA
- the FAM166B gene encoding protein FAM166B isoform X1, with protein sequence MAVASTSIPGLNPQNAHYIPGYTGHCPLLRFSMGQTYGQMTGQLLRGFPGLAWPPAHRTLLPPIRPPASPEVPRRRLPVRRRHERLSSGMIPGYTGFVPQAQFIFAKNCSQVWAEALNDFTRWSGGQGSPEPPREANGTKDVEKDQEPKLEPEREAEKEPELGQETEQASPYSMDDKDPRKFFMPGFTGYVPRARFLFGSSFPVLTSRALQEFGQMYSGDRPQKDPSHLPPLSRTYPQDLGLLPNYGGYVPGYKFQFGRTYGHLTHDALGLTTLQKQLLV encoded by the exons ATGGCTGTGGCCAGCACCTCCATACCAGGGCTGAACCCTCAGAATGCTCATTATATCCCGGG GTACACTGGACACTGCCCCCTACTTCGGTTCAGCATGGGCCAGACCTATGGGCAAATGACCGGTCAGCTACTTCGAGGATTTCCTGGCCTAGCCTGGCCCCCTGCCCATCGCACACTTCTGCCTCCCATCCGGCCACCAGCGTCTCCTGAGGTTCCCAGGAGAAGGCTGCCTGTCAGGCGCCGGCATGAAAGGCTCAGCTCCGGCATGATCCCTGGGTACACAG GTTTTGTACCCCAGGCACAGTTCATCTTTGCCAAGAACTGCAGCCAGGTCTGGGCTGAGGCTCTAAATGATTTCACACGGTGGTCTGGGGGACAAGGGAGTCCAGAGCCGCCAAGGGAGGCCAACGGTAcaaaagatgtggagaaagacCAAGAGCCAAAGCTGGAgccagagcgagaggcagagaaggagccAGAGCTGGGGCAAGAGACAGAACAA GCTTCCCCCTATTCCATGGATGACAAAGATCCTCGCAAGTTCTTCATGCCAG GCTTCACTGGTTATGTGCCCCGTGCCCGCTTCCTCTTCGGCTCCAGCTTTCCTGTGCTCACCAGCCGGGCATTGCAGGAATTTGGACAGATGTACTCAGGGGACAGACCCCAGAAGGATCCCAGCCATCTCCCTCCACTTTCTAGGACCTACCCTCAGGACCTGGGCCTTTTACCTAATTATGGGGGCTATGTGCCAG GATATAAGTTCCAGTTCGGGCGCACATATGGGCATCTCACCCATGATGCACTAGGTCTCACCACCCTCCAGAAGCAGCTCCTGGTGTAG
- the FAM166B gene encoding protein FAM166B isoform X2, which translates to MAVASTSIPGLNPQNAHYIPGMGQTYGQMTGQLLRGFPGLAWPPAHRTLLPPIRPPASPEVPRRRLPVRRRHERLSSGMIPGYTGFVPQAQFIFAKNCSQVWAEALNDFTRWSGGQGSPEPPREANGTKDVEKDQEPKLEPEREAEKEPELGQETEQASPYSMDDKDPRKFFMPGFTGYVPRARFLFGSSFPVLTSRALQEFGQMYSGDRPQKDPSHLPPLSRTYPQDLGLLPNYGGYVPGYKFQFGRTYGHLTHDALGLTTLQKQLLV; encoded by the exons ATGGCTGTGGCCAGCACCTCCATACCAGGGCTGAACCCTCAGAATGCTCATTATATCCCGGG CATGGGCCAGACCTATGGGCAAATGACCGGTCAGCTACTTCGAGGATTTCCTGGCCTAGCCTGGCCCCCTGCCCATCGCACACTTCTGCCTCCCATCCGGCCACCAGCGTCTCCTGAGGTTCCCAGGAGAAGGCTGCCTGTCAGGCGCCGGCATGAAAGGCTCAGCTCCGGCATGATCCCTGGGTACACAG GTTTTGTACCCCAGGCACAGTTCATCTTTGCCAAGAACTGCAGCCAGGTCTGGGCTGAGGCTCTAAATGATTTCACACGGTGGTCTGGGGGACAAGGGAGTCCAGAGCCGCCAAGGGAGGCCAACGGTAcaaaagatgtggagaaagacCAAGAGCCAAAGCTGGAgccagagcgagaggcagagaaggagccAGAGCTGGGGCAAGAGACAGAACAA GCTTCCCCCTATTCCATGGATGACAAAGATCCTCGCAAGTTCTTCATGCCAG GCTTCACTGGTTATGTGCCCCGTGCCCGCTTCCTCTTCGGCTCCAGCTTTCCTGTGCTCACCAGCCGGGCATTGCAGGAATTTGGACAGATGTACTCAGGGGACAGACCCCAGAAGGATCCCAGCCATCTCCCTCCACTTTCTAGGACCTACCCTCAGGACCTGGGCCTTTTACCTAATTATGGGGGCTATGTGCCAG GATATAAGTTCCAGTTCGGGCGCACATATGGGCATCTCACCCATGATGCACTAGGTCTCACCACCCTCCAGAAGCAGCTCCTGGTGTAG
- the FAM166B gene encoding protein FAM166B isoform X3, with translation MGQTYGQMTGQLLRGFPGLAWPPAHRTLLPPIRPPASPEVPRRRLPVRRRHERLSSGMIPGYTGFVPQAQFIFAKNCSQVWAEALNDFTRWSGGQGSPEPPREANGTKDVEKDQEPKLEPEREAEKEPELGQETEQASPYSMDDKDPRKFFMPGFTGYVPRARFLFGSSFPVLTSRALQEFGQMYSGDRPQKDPSHLPPLSRTYPQDLGLLPNYGGYVPGYKFQFGRTYGHLTHDALGLTTLQKQLLV, from the exons ATGGGCCAGACCTATGGGCAAATGACCGGTCAGCTACTTCGAGGATTTCCTGGCCTAGCCTGGCCCCCTGCCCATCGCACACTTCTGCCTCCCATCCGGCCACCAGCGTCTCCTGAGGTTCCCAGGAGAAGGCTGCCTGTCAGGCGCCGGCATGAAAGGCTCAGCTCCGGCATGATCCCTGGGTACACAG GTTTTGTACCCCAGGCACAGTTCATCTTTGCCAAGAACTGCAGCCAGGTCTGGGCTGAGGCTCTAAATGATTTCACACGGTGGTCTGGGGGACAAGGGAGTCCAGAGCCGCCAAGGGAGGCCAACGGTAcaaaagatgtggagaaagacCAAGAGCCAAAGCTGGAgccagagcgagaggcagagaaggagccAGAGCTGGGGCAAGAGACAGAACAA GCTTCCCCCTATTCCATGGATGACAAAGATCCTCGCAAGTTCTTCATGCCAG GCTTCACTGGTTATGTGCCCCGTGCCCGCTTCCTCTTCGGCTCCAGCTTTCCTGTGCTCACCAGCCGGGCATTGCAGGAATTTGGACAGATGTACTCAGGGGACAGACCCCAGAAGGATCCCAGCCATCTCCCTCCACTTTCTAGGACCTACCCTCAGGACCTGGGCCTTTTACCTAATTATGGGGGCTATGTGCCAG GATATAAGTTCCAGTTCGGGCGCACATATGGGCATCTCACCCATGATGCACTAGGTCTCACCACCCTCCAGAAGCAGCTCCTGGTGTAG